The sequence cgagcggagcggaggctgaacgccgccagactgatgcagtctgagcggatccgcatccattcagactgcatcagggctggacggaagcgttctgctcggCTCGTTAGCTCCTTCaaactaagactactttcacacttgtgtctgaggcggatccgctcatataatgcagacggtggctccgttcagaatggatccgtctgcattatattgttaacaaaaattctaagtgtgaaagtagcttcagacggatccgtccagacttttacattgaaagtcaatgggggacggatccgtttgaagattgagccatattgtgtcatcttcaaacggatccgtccccattgacttccattgtaagtctggacggatccgcacgcctccacacggccaggcggacacccgaacgctgcaaggagcgttcgggtgtccgcctgctgagcggagcggaggctgaacgctgccagactgatgcattctgagcggatccgcatccactcagaatgcattggggctggacggaagcgttcggggccgcttgtgagccccgtttgaaccacccgaacgctagtgtgaaagtagcctaaggggggaaatagttattaaataaaaagtgtaaaaaaaacccccaccaaaatatgaagtataaatgacccccttttcccaatttcacatatataaaatatataaataataaacatattacatatcgccacgtcagaaaagtccaaactattaaaatataaaaaaaaaatctaggtggtgaacgccggaacagaaaaaaattaataaaaactgcgcgattcgccatttttaaacatgtggaatgcacgtggcttttttggtttatttttttcgcgtggtatcgaatggtatcgagtatcgcaatactttttcatggtatcgaaaccgaatcaaaaatttggtatcgcaacaactctattgCCGTCGCATGTCCCCATACTGATTTATTGTTAGCCAGCAGCACATTACACGGCACGATCTGGACTTTTAAACCTGCTAAAAGATTCCAATTatccgatgaacgagcgtttgctcCATCGTCAGGTAATTGGCGGCAgccttacactgccagatcattgctaacaagtGATCCtgtgaacgctcattagcgataatCTTCAGTATTATCTACAGGTGTAATATAAGCTTAAAAACTGTGCCATTTATGAGCTGTATGAGAACTGCAATGAGATTCTACCAGTTTATTGTGAAGATAGTTGACCGTCTCCCTTTAAGTGATTGTGGAATcacattgttttttgtttttttccttttgtaaCAGAACCATCACAAAGTGGTGTTCACCCAAAAATTGGAGCGAATGTTACTGAAAAGGTGGTTAAGAGACGCCCCAGATTTACAGCCTCAGAAGAGTTTGTTTTAGTGAGAGAGCTGCTGGAGCACTATGATAAACTGTTTGGGGAACGAGCCAGAATTACCCCATTTGCACAGAAAGTTTCCGTTTGGCAGAAGGTACTCGATAATGTGAATTCTGTGGGTGTTCTGCAGAGAGGGATTGAGGAGGCTAAGAAGCACTGGTATCTCTACAAACATAGACTAATAGACAAACTGGTGGCGATGCAAAAGCAAACACCAGGCCCTGGATCGGAGCCCTCATTACTTGCCCGGTTGACACCACTGGAGAGCAAAGCAGCCAATCTTTTTAAATTAGAATATGTACTCAGAAGTTCCTCTCACCCACCAATAGCACAACATGTCCCTGGGAGCCAGGGTGGTGTGGATATTGCTGGAGATATCAGGAAAGAGAGTTTGTTTGCACAGAATGGCAGTAGTAGGGAACAGAGTGGCAGTGGTTTGGGGTTTACTGATTATACATTCTCGAAAGCTCCGCGCAACATCAAATTTTCTTTTGATGAAAACTGTGCTCTTGTACATGAAGCAGTAGGTGTCTGGGACAGTATCATTGGGAGGAATGCAGCAACCACCTCCCAAGCCCGGAAGAACTTTTTGTGGTCTAGGATTGTAGAAGCTGTAAATGCAGCAGGCACCCAGCCCAGGAGTGCCGAAAACTGCAAGAAGAGACTAAGGGATATAAAAAGACGCGTAAAGGCAAAAATGATTGATCAGCACAAGTATTCCCAACTTAACGGGGGTGGTCCTTGCCTGGAGCTACAATACTTATCATATGAAGAAGAACTGATGCATGTCATCGGCTCAGAGACTATTCGACCAGTGGAGGGACATGTGGACACAGACCGAGAACCACGTAAGTCAAAATCATTCATTTAGGGGGGAAATATCGGCTTCTCCAAATCTACAAATAAAATTGTTGCATTTAGTGTTTTTTCACATTAACtttttaaggacacatgacgtagctgtacgttatgggtccgatccctaaacatggcgcccgctcgcacgtgcagcggacACGCCTCAGCCacggggtttctgctattttaaatagcggAGACCCGCGACACATGTATGCGATCGACCATAAGGCTAATCGCATACAtattacccttcagatgccgtggtcaaatgtgaccacagcatctgcgcAGAACGGAACCGGAAGTTGCGCGCGCTTCCAGTCCGGTAACAGCTTCCCCGCTTGAGATCGGGCAATCTGTTACCTTGTGCTAATTTACcgcaggcttcagagtcaattagatgtgtgtgtatgtatatatatgtgtgtgtgtatatatatatatatatatatatatatatatatatatagtagagaaggaaagtccgcagcactcctttaagtaaaaaagtgaattttattcacacatgtcagacaacgtttcggtcctctcacaggaccatttgacttgaaaatggtcctgtgagaggaccgaaacgttgtctgacatgtgtgaataaaattcacttttttacttaaaggagtgctgcggactttccttctctactgaatttgtcccatatcgagggaccaccgcgggcacctgcattatttctgcactaaagggagtgctgcctgaatctttttatggatctatatatatatatatatatatatatatatatatatatatatatatatatatatatatatatatatatatatatatatatatatctctatcaatacaggccactaggtggcagccttgtattgatatagtgcaaatgaagttttCAATTATTTACTATGGGCAATCGAATGATtggcagttattgtcacccagggtgacttaaaaaaaagaaagtttttacaaatatataaaaaaaaaaaagttcaaatcacccccctttccttacaataaaaatacttaaccaataaataaataaaatatcatgGGCAGCAccgtgtgcgaaaatgcccatactattaaaatacaaCAAATTTAATGGCGTagcggggaaaaaataaaaacagccaatttgccattttatttcacttcaactacccaataattttttaataaaaagtaatcaaaaagtcgcgcacacttaaaattggtatcactgaaaagaacagctcgtcctgcaaaaaatgagccctcacacagccccgtacacatagctaccaaaaagttataggggtcagaatatggttatgaaaaaaaaatatttttttttactcaaaggtttacatttttgtttcagtattaaaacgcaagaaaaattatacaagtgtggtatcgttggaaccgtactgacctggagaatgaagataacaggtcaattttaccacatagtgtacagtgtaaaaaaaacactccctactacatggtatgcaaccgtaaatggtgccattagaaagtacaacttgtcccgcaaaaaataagccctcataaggctatgtgaatggaaaaattaaaaagttaggactatgggaactTGGGTAGTGAAAAGCGaaaacacaaaaaatggaaaatcccaggggtTAAGGATGGGAGAGGGGTTTGCATTCATGTATTTACATCATTACTACCCCTTTCACAATAAACCTTGTTTTGATTTTAGTTTGGATGACATTTCTGCTAAGTTTAAAGCTTGGCAACCGCAAGATAAAGATTAATACTTTTGAAAGTTATTAATACGATTTTTGCTGGTTCATCTGCTGTAGGTCCTAGTAATCATACTCCTCCAGCACGTATGGGCTTCTCGTCCTATACAAGTTCTGGACAGAAGAATGAAGGTATGTACAGTCCTCTACAAAGATCAGGAACACGTTTAGCTTTTGCACGGATTTGAATTAATTGGTGAAGTTAATTATTTCTCCATCTCTCTTCACACCTGCATTGTTGTTTTTTCTGCTCATTATAGTAGAAAGTAATGGCAGTGCTGTATCTTTTGCATGTCTAATGCCAGCAGCGCCCAAAGGAccacactgactataatgggatcatcAGTTTTCCTTAATGATGTCCCATCTTTTTACTAGATAAACTAGCACGGCATGTTGCGCTGTTTTGTCCACTATTTTAGACAGAATCCCAGAGGgagcctccaacacagatgtgaacactgTCTTATCTGTGTAGTTGTGCCGTTTtgtaattgattttttttgtgaacAGGTAAATATGAGCCTGAAGAAGAGAACTGTTATGAAGATGATTTTTGGAACCATTCTTCCTGTAAGCATCTGAACCATTATCTATGTTCTCCTTTgtcaatgtacagtatatactgacaATTGTAATCTGAAGATCTATTTTCTcagttgtctgtgaaggttctcatttatccaggtcatggtatatctgtaaagaataaatcaaggcaactggacgtactgtagatttcttgaaaaaacgtttcactcgtttttccaacgagctttctcaattctgagtgactgtacaagaattctctgggaataaatatgtaactgaattaacatctggtaattatacccagaaattatactcacctctgaccccatgctgggtatatttACCAGATGttaattcagttacatatttattcccagagaattcttgtacagtcactcagaattgagaaagctcgttggaaaaacgagtgaaacgttttttcaagaaatctacagtacgtccagttgccttgatttattctttacagatattttctTAGTTGGCTTACTGCTTTCATAGTTTTGTAGGTTGCAAATCTAAATTGTATAACTGAACATatacaaattaggcctttggggcaatgagggtgtcaccattgctcttctcttgttgcacccaagctccgctcctttctgtagccagcccctccctcgctgctttgattgacagggccaggcagcggcaaagcagtgagggagggCCTGGCCACAggaaggagtggagcttgggtgcaacaggaGCAATGGTGACGTCCTCATTGCGCCAAAGGCATAAAGTATCATAACCTGGGAACGacgcctcggatcaacaaaagaaaaacagtgttgAACCACAGCTGTGTGTCTATGCAAATAGTTTGATAGGGAGgtagctggtgacagattccctttaaagaggtcgtCTCATCTTAGAGATTGGTGGCAAATCGCTAGAAAGTACCAAGATACGTGTGGCtgccacctctggaacccacatctatctccagaatgggtcaccgaaagtgaaggagagtgcatgCGACtcttcattcatctctatgggagttctgaaaatagctgagtgagtgtgcttggctattttcagaactcccttaGAAATGAAGGGAGAGTACATAGCACAGGTGCGGCCGCGACTCCATCCACTTccgtgggactgccagagatagctgagcCAGTTCTTAGTTATTTGTGGTAGTcctatggaaatgaatggagggtggtcgcACATGTGCCGCTGCTCTCCGCTCCCTTCAGGGGTCCCAGTCTGGAGATGGGTGCTTGTTATGCATCTCTGAGACAAGCACCTATCTGCTCTTGGTGGcgtatcctaacgatatgccttcaatgtctaagatgagacaatTCCTTTAACTAATTTTCTGTATCACTTTCACCTATAGTTGAcatggcagaagaggaggaagaagatgacaAGGAGATGGTGATAAAAATGGAACCCATCGACTACAGCAAGGATGCGCCCACACCTTCGCCACAATCGTTCCCTGCACCTGCCCCATCTCTGCCAACAGCTACCCAGCCTTGCATGGCTTCCCAACTCCATATTCCTTCTACCAAAGCAATTGTTGCTACCAGACCTCCTGTTGTTCCAGCCAAACTTTTTCCAGCTAGCGCCAAGCCCCTTCCTGCTGTAACCAAGTCTGTTCCTGTTTCTAACAAACCCTCTTTAGTGACTACCAAGCCTCATCTGATACCTAACCACCCTTATTCTTCATTGTCGGCTCCAAGTAACCACCCAAACTCTACCAACGCAGGAACCATTAATAAAGTTGTTGGGAGTCTTCATACAGCACAACGTCAGTACCACAGATCCCAAAGACATCAGATGCATGTTCTTCACATGGACTTGTTACATTTAGGCGTAGGGGTTCAGCAGCTGACCAGAAATATAAAGGTGAACAACCACGTTCGAGCAACTGAAAGGGCAAGAGAATTTAGGCAAAAGCAAAAACATATTGAAGAGCAGAGGCAATACAGAACGGAGAAGTTACATCTGCTCAGGCAACACCACGAGGCCAAGCTGAAGATCATGCAGGAGCActatgaaaagaaagaaaagatcaTGCATGAGAACAACCTCTT is a genomic window of Bufo gargarizans isolate SCDJY-AF-19 unplaced genomic scaffold, ASM1485885v1 original_scaffold_889_pilon, whole genome shotgun sequence containing:
- the LOC122924174 gene encoding uncharacterized protein LOC122924174, whose amino-acid sequence is MESSYADSSGQEFYGSVKEEADSNKQGSLVYNPDTLLWIKSIDETNFTADDDSKGKEPSQSGVHPKIGANVTEKVVKRRPRFTASEEFVLVRELLEHYDKLFGERARITPFAQKVSVWQKVLDNVNSVGVLQRGIEEAKKHWYLYKHRLIDKLVAMQKQTPGPGSEPSLLARLTPLESKAANLFKLEYVLRSSSHPPIAQHVPGSQGGVDIAGDIRKESLFAQNGSSREQSGSGLGFTDYTFSKAPRNIKFSFDENCALVHEAVGVWDSIIGRNAATTSQARKNFLWSRIVEAVNAAGTQPRSAENCKKRLRDIKRRVKAKMIDQHKYSQLNGGGPCLELQYLSYEEELMHVIGSETIRPVEGHVDTDREPRPSNHTPPARMGFSSYTSSGQKNEGKYEPEEENCYEDDFWNHSSFDMAEEEEEDDKEMVIKMEPIDYSKDAPTPSPQSFPAPAPSLPTATQPCMASQLHIPSTKAIVATRPPVVPAKLFPASAKPLPAVTKSVPVSNKPSLVTTKPHLIPNHPYSSLSAPSNHPNSTNAGTINKVVGSLHTAQRQYHRSQRHQMHVLHMDLLHLGVGVQQLTRNIKVNNHVRATERAREFRQKQKHIEEQRQYRTEKLHLLRQHHEAKLKIMQEHYEKKEKIMHENNLLLRGILQQLSIPAGTFLAATCSTDEQSTSRIKVPSTNNDPSPPAQSSDKPLTNKGVRTRGGKGREET